The genomic DNA TTTCTAATTTAGCAATCATATCTAAATCTTTAACTATGGACGTAAGCCTATCTACTCCTTTATTAGCTCTTTCTAAATATTTATCTCTTATTTCTTTATCATCTGCTGCGCCTTCTATAAGAGTTAATATATATCCTTGTACTGTAAAAAGAGGCGTTTTTAACTCATGTGATACATTTCCTAAAAAATCCCTTCGAAAAGAATCTCTCTCAGTTAAATCTGCAATTTCTTCACTTTTTCCTTGAACAAATTCTTGTACACTCTTTGTCAATGCCTCAACATCTGTTGTTACTTTTTTACGCTTTAAATCATTCACATCTAAAATAGAAATATCTTCATATAGTTTTTTAATTCGCTGATATATAAAATGTTCTGCTCTATATTGGATAATAAAAAAAGAGATACTAAAAAGAAGAATAGCTGATATTAGTATTGTTAGTATGCTTAAGGTTTTTAATATAAATAAATACGTCAGTATCACTGCTCCAATAGATAATAATGTTAAGTACATCGCTGTCCAAAGAGCATATTTATATGTTTTTTTTATTTTTTTCATATACAAAAATGATAATCTTTATATCTAGTTGATTTTTAGAAGTTTTTAAATTGCATAAAGTAAAAGGATACTCTAAGGAGTATTTTTGATCACATTGAAAAAAATTAAACGAACATAAAAATAATCTATAAATAGTAGCTTAATTTTTAATCTTGTTCTTCCAAAACAAATTTATACCCCACTCCTTTTACAGTTTTAAAATAACCATCTCCTATTTTTTCTCTCAGTTTTCGAATGTGTACATCAATGGTTCTTCCTCCAACAACTACTTCATTTCCCCAAACAGTATCTAAAATAATTTCTCTTTTAAAAACTTTTCCTGGTTTTGATGTTAATAGTGATAAAAGCTCAAACTCTTTACGTGGCAATGTAATTTTTTGCGTTCCTTTAAGCACAACATATTCATCACGATTGATAACAATATCTCCTATTTTAACAGTAGTATCCATTTGCGCTTCTGTTTTTAAACGTCGAAGCAATGATTTCACCTTGCTAATTAATACTTTTGGCTTAATAGGCTTGGTTATGTAATCATCTGCACCCGCATCAAAACCAGCTACTTGTGAGTAATCTTCACCTCTAGCGGTTAAAAATGAAATAATTACATTTTCAAATGACTTTATTTTTCTAATTTTTTCACAAGCTTCAATACCATCCATTTCTGGCATCATAATATCTAATAATATCAAATGAGGAAAAATCTTTTTCGCTGCCTTTACTGCTTCTACACCATTGCTTGCTGTAAATATTTGGTAACCTTCTGATTTTAAATTATATCCTACAATTTCTAAAATATCTGGTTCGTCATCAACCAATAAAATTTTAATATCACTAGTATTCATCAGTATTTTTTTAGTTTGTTCTTTTTCAAAAGTAACGATAATATGACAAACATATATACAGCTAACTTAACTTAACATTCATTTAATATTGCCTAAAACATAGCGTAATATCTTAGCTTTAACCTAAAGGCATATGACATTTTAGTACTAATTATGATTTGATAATTACCTTAAAAGAAAGCGGTACTTTTTATTTACGTAATAAAGTAGCAAGGAAAAGTATTCTTTTTACTTTAAATTGTTTTAATTCGTAAATTGTATAGGTGCAAATCCATTTAATTATTTCTTACTACCTTTATACAAATTGAAACTCTATGAAATTATTTTTTTCTTTTGGAAAAATAAAAGACACGTTTAAACGGTTTCCTCTTGCGTTAACTTGGTGTATTATTAGTTCACTTTTTATTGTATATATCATTGAAGTTGATGTGATACACCATCATTTATTGTACTATAAACTACTGTTAACATTTGTTTTAGGCGTTAGTTGGTTAATAGCTACTCATTTTTTCCAAGAGCAGTTTCATTATAGTAAAAAGTGGCTCTTTATATTCCCTATCGGGTTTCTTTGCTTATTTTATTATCATTTATCTGGAGATAAAAAAATTGATCTTATTTCTTGGTATCGGTTTATACTATATTTTATTGCGGGGCATTTGCTTGTTTTAGCAGCTCCCTTTTTACTAAAATGGAAGCAACTTGCTTTTTTTAATTATTTAAAAAACATTACTAAATGTATCTGCAAAAGTTTGCTTTTTACAGGCATTATATTTTCAGGAATTATCATTGCCTTACTTGCTACAAAACATTTATTTAATATTCATTGGAATGATCGGCTTTATCTACAAATTTTTGTTCTTTGTATAGGCATTATCAATACTTGGATTTTTTTATTTGATATTCCTAAAAAAATAGCTTCAGAAAAAACAATGCGCTATTCCAAAGCTTCAAAAGTATTGGTACAATATATTCTAATTCCATTGGCTATTTTATATCTTACTATATTATACGCTTATAGTTTAAAAATTATCATTCATTGGAACTTGCCTAAAGGGTGGATTTCTTACCTCGTTATTGGGGTATCTTTATTAGGTTTTCTTATACAAATCTTAATTAACCCTATTCAAAAAATTACCTCATCAAAAATTATAAAGCAATTCCATCCTTGGTTTTATATATCATTACTACCATTACTTATTTTGCTATTTACGGCTATATTTAAGCGAATTAATGCCTATGGAGTTACTGAAAAACGCTATTTTGTACTCCTACTTTCTGTATGGATTTTAGGAGTGGTATTGTACCTGTTGTTTAGCAAACAGCAAAAAACTACTTGGCTTCTTTTTTCCTTGACTACTATTATTGTACTCAGCTCTTTTGGAGTTTGGGGAGCTTTTTCTTTTTCAACTAAAAGTCAAGTCAGTGAGTTTAAAAGAATATATGCTGTCATAAAAGAAAAAAATAATAGCATTAGTTATAAAGAAAACCATCAGTTTCAATCCATTATTAAATACCTAACTAATAAGCACGAATTATCACAAATTACTCCTATTTTAGGCTATGACCCCGTTAAAGCATTTAACACTACAAATTACTGGACTTTACAAGATAAAATTACGGATTCTTTAGGCATTAAAACGGAACAAACACCAGAAAAAAATAAACACCTATTTTTCCATTTAGAATCCCATAATCATGTATTTCATAGCAAAGGGTATGACTACTTTAAAGAGTTTATATTTACTCCCTATAAAAAAGAAGAAAAACTACAAGGGGTTACTTTTACATTGGATAGCGAAAAAAATGCCATCGTTATTTCTCTTGTAAAACAGCATACGATAAAATATATTTCTTTAAAAGATATGACTCGTATTTTACTTGAAAAACCTACCAATGTAACTCTTAAAAATGTGGCTGATTTAACTATTGAAAAGTCATTTGATGAATTGGACCTTAAAATTATTTTTACGAATGTTACCTTTGATAAAAATAATATTGGCTTTACTATTAGTGATGCGAATGGTTACTTACTTTTAAAAGAAAAAAATGCTGAATAAAATTGATTTAGAAAACATCTTGTTTCTTGATATAGAAACCGTACCTGAAGTAGAATTTTTTGCTCATTTATCAAAAGAAAAACAAGAGCTTTTTGCTTTAAAAACAGCATACCAACGTAAAGATGAAGTTACAGCTGAGGCTTTTTACCATAAAGCGGGCATATGGGCTGAATTCGGAAAGATTATTTGTATTTCTGTGGGCTATTTTATCACAAAAAATGGCATCCAGCAACTCCGAGTTACTTCTTTTAGCCATAAAAATGAGGTTGAATTATTGCAAAATTTCAAAAAATTATTAGAAACTCACTTTAATAAACAAAAACACTTATTATGCGCTCATAATGGTAAAGAATTCGATTTTCCATATATTGCTCGTAGAATGGTAATTCATCAAATTAAATTGCCTGAAAAACTAAATTTATTTGGGAAAAAACCTTGGGAAGTGCCTCATTTAGATACTTTAGAATTATGGAAGTTTGGAGATTATAAACATTATACTTCTTTAAAACTACTAACCTCTATATTAAAGATTCCTTCTCCAAAACAAGATATTGATGGTAGTGAGGTAGCTGATGTATATTATAAGGAGAAAAATATAGCGCGTATTGTTAGTTATTGCGAACGAGATACAGTAGCTATTGCTCAGTTACTACTGCGTTTTTATAATAAACCTCTTATTCATGAAACGGATATTGTAAGAGTATAATTTTTAGATACTATCCACTATTTTATTTAGATCAATGTAAGTGCTTTTGTATTATTATTGCCTGTTTTCAACAACCTTCTTTATAAACATAAAACTTTAGTATATCCTTTACTTAAGATATAGATATCACAATCCTAAATTCAATATAAGCTTCTAATTTAGAGTACCCTCTCCAATATCATATCAATGAAGTGGTTTAAACTTTTTCTGATGCCTGCAAATTGGTCTTATCTCACTCTAATTTTTGCTTTTTCTCACAATGTAACTAAGACTAGCTTACTCAAAAAAGATTTCATTAGGGCAAAAAGCCCTAAATTTTCGCTTCAAAACAAAAAGTTTAAATCGCTTCAATAAAAAAAACACTGTAAATCAATTATTTAAAGTAATTTTTTAAATTATATTTTAAAATAGGTATAAAAAATATTTTTTATACCTATTTTTTTATATCTTTGAACCAGTTATTCGGAGATATCCGAATACACTTTTTCTTTTTCATAGCAATTTTCCCGCTCAATTCTTTTGAGTGGGTTTTTTTATACTTCTTATTTTCTTACTCTTTTTCTTTTTCATAAAAGATATCTTTTTACACACGTACTTATCGTTTTCTAAAACTTTCTTTTTTAAATAGCGAAAAATAGGTTTTTATATTTATTATTTCATATATTTGGATAGTACTTCGGAGATATCCGAAGATACTTTTTCTTTTTCATAGCAATTTTCCCGCTCAATTCTTTTGAGTGGGTTTTTTTATACTTCTTATTTTCTTACTCTTTTTCTTTTTCATAAAAGATATCTTTTTACACACGTACTTATCGTTTTCTAAAACTTTCTTTTTTAAATAGCGAAAAATAGGTTTTTATATTTATTATTTCATATATTTGGGTAGTACTTCGGAGATATCCGAAGATACTTTTTCTTTTTCATAGCAATTTTCCCACTCAATTCTTTTGAGTGGGTTTTTTATTTCGATAATTTCAAATGTTATTATTTTTTAGCTTGCCCTAGCAAGTGTATAACCATGTAAACTTTCAAGTAGTTAGCCCCTATACTTAGGCTCCTTCTAGCTTCATAGAAAGCTCAAACCAACGTTCTTCTTTTTCTTCTAAGTTGCTTATTATTTCTTGCAACTCAATAGACTTCTCGTTAATTTTATCAGCCTCAATCTCTCCATTTGCAAACTGGTTTTCTATAGCTTCTTTCTTTTTTTGTAGTTTTTCTATGTCTTTTTCTAACTTTCCAAATTCACGATTTTCCTGAAAGCTTAGCTTTCCTTTTTTAGACTCTTTAATACGAGTATCCGTTGATTTTTTTTCTATACTTGATTCTTTAGGCTTAGAATCTTCATAAGTTCTAAAATCAGAATAATTACCAGGAAAGTTTTCAACAACGCCATTCCCTCTGAATACGAATAAAGAATCGACAATTTTATCCATAAAATAACGATCATGAGATACCACCATTAAATTTCCTGGATAATCTAATAAAAAGTTTTCCAATACATTTAAAGTTACTACATCTAAATCATTTGTAGGCTCATCCAGAATTAAAAAATTAGGGTTTTGAATTAATACAGCACATAAATACAAGCGTTTTTGCTCCCCTCCACTTAATTTTTCAACAAGATCATATTGTTTTTTTCTATCAAATAAAAATCGCTCTAACAATTGGCTTGCTGATATTTTTCGTCCTTTTGTTAACGGAATATACTCTCCAAACTCTTTAATAACCTCTATAACCTTCTGCCCCTCCTTAATAACAATTCCTTTTTGCGTATAATATCCGAATTTTACGGTTTCTCCCACTACAATTTTACCACCATCTACGGGTTCTTTACCGGTTATTAAATTTAAAAAAGACGATTTTCCTGTACCATTTTTTCCTATAATACCTATGCGTTCTCCTCTTTTAAAAACATATTCAAATCCATTTAAAATAACTTTTTCTCCAAAGTTCTTTTTTATAGTATGAAGCTCTATAATTTTGCTCCCTAAACGCTCCATGTTAATTTCTAGTTGTACTTCATGCGTACTCCTTCTTTGATGTGCCTTTTCCTTTATTTTATAAAAATCATCCGTTCTTGATTTTGATTTTGTAGTACGTGCTTTTGGTTGCCTACGCATCCACTCCAATTCTTTTTTAAATAAGCTTTTAGCTTTACTTAAATTGGTTGCTTCTAAAGCTAATCGTTCTTCTTTATTTTGAAGATAATATGAATAATTTCCTTTGTATTTATATAGTTTACCATTATCTAGCTCTATGATTTCATTACACACTCTCTCTAAGAAATAGCGATCATGTGTTACCATAAACAATGTAATTTTTTCTTGAGCAAAAAAAGCTTCCAACCATTCAATCATTTCCAAATCTAAATGGTTCGTTGGCTCATCTAAGATTAGCAAATCTGGTTTATTAATAAGTAATATAGCCAATGACAATCTTTTTTTCTGCCCTCCAGAAAGCGTTGCTACTTTTTGGTTTAAGTTATTTAGCTTTAATTTCGATAGAATTTGTTTGTACTGTGTTTCAAAGTCCCAAGCATTGTGCTGATCCATCAAATCAAATGCTTTTTGATAAGCATCTTCATCATTCGGATTTTGTATTGCCTTTTCATATTCAGCTATGATTGGTAAAATGGTATTTTCAGTAGAAAATATAGTTTCCTCTATTGTTAAGTTTTCCTCTAAATTATTATCCTGAGATAAATAAGAAATTGTAATTCCCTTTCTACTAATTACTTGCCCTGTATCTGTTTGATCAACACCTGCTATTATGTTTAAAATAGATGTTTTACCACTTCCATTTTTTGCTACAAAAGCTATTTTTTGGTCTTTATTTATTCCAAATGAAATATCTTGAAACAAGATTTTTTCACCATACGATTTTGAAATGTTTTCTACAGATAAGTAATTCACAATAAGAGTTTAGTTAAACGCAAAAGTAACTAAAAAACATCAAGAGTTAAGCCATATGTTTTTATTAATTGAATTGGTTACAACTTTTTCAATCTAAACAAAGCTTAAAAGTTGTAACCAATTTATAATGTATCTTTAATTGTACGATGCCGCTCTAAAAGAAACAATATAAAAAGAGCTTTCAAAAACAAGAATTTCTTAGTTACTTGAAAAAGTTGAACCTCCTTATTATTAGGAAATAAGACTTTTATCCATTTTTAACTTAATTATAACTTGTTAAAAATCAAGTATCTTTTTTTATATTTTATCTTTCTGTACTTTTGCGCTTCTTAATTTTATTAAATTTTTATCATGAGAAATTTTATTACCTTCATTTTTTTTAGCATTTCTACTACATTTTTTGCACAACAATATGATTATTATACTAAAAATGGATTTGCTGCTGATGGCTTTGATGTTGTTTCTTATTTCGTTAGTAAAAAGCCTAGTGAAGGAAAAAATGAGTATCAAACAGTGCATAACGGTACTAAGTTTAAATTTTCATCTGCTAAAAACTTAGCATTATTTATAAAAGATCCTGAAGCTTATATACCTCAATATGGAGGGTATTGCGCTTATGCTGTTGCTGAAAAAAAAATTAAAATGTATGTTGATCCTGAAGCTTATGAAATAAGAGATGGTAAACTTTATTTATTTTACAGCTCTTGGTTGTCTGATAAATTAAAAACTTGGCAAGAAGAAGATACAAAAAAACTACAACAAAAAGGAGACAAAAATTGGGCAGATATAAAATATAAAAGCGAATAAAAACACAAGTAATTATTACGCTAAAATAAACCAAAAAAGAAGCTTTTAAAAGCTTCTTTTTTGGTTTATTTACTTTTTTTAACAGCACTACTACCAACTATATAGTACAATATGCTCCACCTTCCTACCTAAAGCTCTTTTTATTATAAAAACAAGTGTATATACCCAATAGTTACGCTTTTAAATTTTGTTTAATTGAAGCATTCAATTAAATATATTGAGTACAAAAAATTAAGATTCACGAAACACAACCAAATTAATGAATCATATAAAGCAAATCCGTTTTTAATCCTTATTCAATGGTCTAAAATTGTAAAAGAAAATAAATCTAATATGGATATTATGCTAAATATTGGTCAAATAAAAAAGTGTTATTTGGAGTTTAATTCACTCTATAAGAAAGTATGGAAGATTTCCATTTCCTGTACAAGATTTTTAACACTCCTAAAAAAACTTGTACAAAGTTTTACATCCATTTCCTGTACAAGATTTTTAACACCCCTAAAAAAACTTGTACAAAATTTTACATCCATTTCCTGTACAAGATTTTTAACGCCTCTAAAAAAACTTGTACAAAATTTTACATCCATTTCCTGTACAAGATTTTTAACACCTCTAAAAAAACTTGTACAAAGTTTAAACATAAAACAAAGGTTTCGACTCCTCTCCACCTGATAAAAAGGGCATGATTAAAACTCAATGGTGCAATAATAACGAGCAACCATTGCATGCTTAAATAAAAATTATACAGTATATTTATTACTCACCAACAAACTAAGAATTACAAATCGTAAATAATTTTATGTATCTGGTTAAAAAAAATAAACCTTTATGCTTATTTTTGTTGTTATTATATAAAAAATAATATATGCCTTTTTCTTTTTTTAACAGAACTAATATTTCTAAAGATTTACAATCTACAGAATTTGATGTATTAATTATTGGTGGTGGAATTACTGGTGCAGGAATTGCTTTGGATGCTGCTTCCCGCGGAATGAAAGTCGCTTTAATTGAAAAAAATGATTTTGCTTCTGGTACTAGTAGTAAATCTACTAAGTTAATTCATGGAGGTTTACGTTATTTAAAACAATTTGATTTTTGGCTGGTTAAAGAAGTAGGAACAGAACGTGCTATTGTGCATAAGCTAGCTCCACATTTGGTTATTCCTGAAAAGATGATTTTACCTTTAATTGAAGGAGGAACCTATGGTTCTTGGCTAACTTCTATTGGTTTAAAAGTATATGATGTACTAGCTTCTGTAGAAGGCGATGACAAACGCAAAATGCTTACTAAAAAAGAGAGTTTAGAAAAAGAGCCCTTGCTTCCAAAAAATATTTTAAATGGAGCTGGGTATTATGCTGAATACAGAACAGATGATGCTCGCTTAACCATTGAAGTGTTAAAAACAGCATTAAACTATGAAGCAAAAGCATTGAACTATGTAGAAGCTACAGAATTTCTTTATAAAGAGAATAGAGTAATTGGAGCAAAAGCTTTAGATACAATTACCAATGAATCTTTTGATATAAAAGCGAAGTATGTAGTAAATGCTGCTGGCCCTTGGGTAGATGAATTACGACAGCTAAATAATTCTAAAATAGGAAAGCGTTTGCACTTAACAAAAGGAGTTCATTTAGTAGTTGCTCATAAAAAATTACCTGTAAAACAATCCGTATATTTTGACATTCCTGATGGAAGAATGATGTTTGCTATTCCTCGTGGAAAAGTAACTTATTTTGGAACTACTGATACGAATTATCAACTCGATAAAAATAATGTAGTAACAGACTTAGTAGATGCTACTTATTTAATTTCTGCCGTAAACAATATGTTTCCAGATGTTCAATTATCTTTAGAGGATATTGAGTCTTCGTGGGCTGGTTTACGTCCTTTAATTCACGAAGAAGGAAAATCTGCTTCTGAACTATCTCGTAAAGATGAACTATTTGTATCAGACACTGAATTAATTTCTATCGCTGGAGGTAAATTAACAGGGTATCGTAAAATGGCAGAGCGTATTATTGACGTAATTACTAAAAAATACAAACGCCGTTTTAACAAAGAATTTGATCCAATACAAACAGAGGATATCATTCTATCAGGGGGACCTTTTCAAAATTATAAAGCTGTAAAAATTTATATTGATTTAATTTATAAAAATATAAAACACCACGGATTTACTAAAAAGGATGCCGAATATTTGGTATATAATTACGGAAAACAAACAGATGTTATTTTAGATAAGTTTTTAGAAATACCTGGAGATAACCAAGAAGAAAAATTACTAAAAGCAGAGTTAAACTTTACTATAAACCATGAAATGGTATGTACTCCTGTTGACTTTTTTATGCGTCGTACAGGACGTTTATTTTTTGACAAGCCAAGTGTAGATATATATAAAATCATGATTTTAAAAGAGTTTAAAAAGAGTTTTAACTGGTCTGATGAAGTTACTTTAAAACATCAAAAAGAATTAGATGAAAAATTAAATTCAGCTATTTCATTTACTGAATTTGCATAAGTATTTTAAATTCAATAAAAAATACTGCTGAAGTGATTTAAACTTTTTTAGCAGCAGTAAAATTTACTAATCTTTACTTAAATTTCAAAAAAGTAAATGAGTTCAATTAGAAAATAATATTTTTGTATTTTTAGATATAGATTTTGTCAAAAACCCCTTAACAAATTTTATAATTAATATTTTATTTCCCCTAAATGAATAAAAAAAATAGTTTTTCGTTTATACTGTTGGTACTTGCCCTTTTACTTACCGCGAATTCATACACTCAAGAAAAAGAAAATCAAGTTACTGCTACCTATATAGGAATAGATGAAATGTTAAAAACATTTATTTTCTTTAGTGAAGAAAGAAGAAAACTTTCCTTCTTTAATGTAGAAGATAGCGTTGAAATTGATTTGGAAAATGAAAAAAATGCAAATAAAAAATACCTTGTTACTTGGGTAATGAAAACCGTTCACTTTTATGATTCAAATGGAGATTTAGCAAATAGTGAAAATGCTAGAGTAATTACAGGCTTAAAAGAAGTACCATAATTGTTACTCTTTTTCGTGTTCTTCAATATCCTTTGTTAAATCTAATTTCCTAAATGAAGGAGAAATAATGCCTGTTGTTACCACTGTAATCAAAGTCATTGTTCCACCAAAAACAACAGCAGTAGCTGTTCCCATTAATTTGGCTGTTAAACCACTTTCAAAAGCTCCTAATTCATTAG from Tenacibaculum maritimum NCIMB 2154 includes the following:
- a CDS encoding response regulator transcription factor; this encodes MNTSDIKILLVDDEPDILEIVGYNLKSEGYQIFTASNGVEAVKAAKKIFPHLILLDIMMPEMDGIEACEKIRKIKSFENVIISFLTARGEDYSQVAGFDAGADDYITKPIKPKVLISKVKSLLRRLKTEAQMDTTVKIGDIVINRDEYVVLKGTQKITLPRKEFELLSLLTSKPGKVFKREIILDTVWGNEVVVGGRTIDVHIRKLREKIGDGYFKTVKGVGYKFVLEEQD
- a CDS encoding DUF4153 domain-containing protein, which gives rise to MKLFFSFGKIKDTFKRFPLALTWCIISSLFIVYIIEVDVIHHHLLYYKLLLTFVLGVSWLIATHFFQEQFHYSKKWLFIFPIGFLCLFYYHLSGDKKIDLISWYRFILYFIAGHLLVLAAPFLLKWKQLAFFNYLKNITKCICKSLLFTGIIFSGIIIALLATKHLFNIHWNDRLYLQIFVLCIGIINTWIFLFDIPKKIASEKTMRYSKASKVLVQYILIPLAILYLTILYAYSLKIIIHWNLPKGWISYLVIGVSLLGFLIQILINPIQKITSSKIIKQFHPWFYISLLPLLILLFTAIFKRINAYGVTEKRYFVLLLSVWILGVVLYLLFSKQQKTTWLLFSLTTIIVLSSFGVWGAFSFSTKSQVSEFKRIYAVIKEKNNSISYKENHQFQSIIKYLTNKHELSQITPILGYDPVKAFNTTNYWTLQDKITDSLGIKTEQTPEKNKHLFFHLESHNHVFHSKGYDYFKEFIFTPYKKEEKLQGVTFTLDSEKNAIVISLVKQHTIKYISLKDMTRILLEKPTNVTLKNVADLTIEKSFDELDLKIIFTNVTFDKNNIGFTISDANGYLLLKEKNAE
- a CDS encoding 3'-5' exonuclease produces the protein MLNKIDLENILFLDIETVPEVEFFAHLSKEKQELFALKTAYQRKDEVTAEAFYHKAGIWAEFGKIICISVGYFITKNGIQQLRVTSFSHKNEVELLQNFKKLLETHFNKQKHLLCAHNGKEFDFPYIARRMVIHQIKLPEKLNLFGKKPWEVPHLDTLELWKFGDYKHYTSLKLLTSILKIPSPKQDIDGSEVADVYYKEKNIARIVSYCERDTVAIAQLLLRFYNKPLIHETDIVRV
- a CDS encoding ATP-binding cassette domain-containing protein, giving the protein MVVSHDRYFMDKIVDSLFVFRGNGVVENFPGNYSDFRTYEDSKPKESSIEKKSTDTRIKESKKGKLSFQENREFGKLEKDIEKLQKKKEAIENQFANGEIEADKINEKSIELQEIISNLEEKEERWFELSMKLEGA
- a CDS encoding YHS domain-containing (seleno)protein, with amino-acid sequence MRNFITFIFFSISTTFFAQQYDYYTKNGFAADGFDVVSYFVSKKPSEGKNEYQTVHNGTKFKFSSAKNLALFIKDPEAYIPQYGGYCAYAVAEKKIKMYVDPEAYEIRDGKLYLFYSSWLSDKLKTWQEEDTKKLQQKGDKNWADIKYKSE
- a CDS encoding glycerol-3-phosphate dehydrogenase/oxidase gives rise to the protein MPFSFFNRTNISKDLQSTEFDVLIIGGGITGAGIALDAASRGMKVALIEKNDFASGTSSKSTKLIHGGLRYLKQFDFWLVKEVGTERAIVHKLAPHLVIPEKMILPLIEGGTYGSWLTSIGLKVYDVLASVEGDDKRKMLTKKESLEKEPLLPKNILNGAGYYAEYRTDDARLTIEVLKTALNYEAKALNYVEATEFLYKENRVIGAKALDTITNESFDIKAKYVVNAAGPWVDELRQLNNSKIGKRLHLTKGVHLVVAHKKLPVKQSVYFDIPDGRMMFAIPRGKVTYFGTTDTNYQLDKNNVVTDLVDATYLISAVNNMFPDVQLSLEDIESSWAGLRPLIHEEGKSASELSRKDELFVSDTELISIAGGKLTGYRKMAERIIDVITKKYKRRFNKEFDPIQTEDIILSGGPFQNYKAVKIYIDLIYKNIKHHGFTKKDAEYLVYNYGKQTDVILDKFLEIPGDNQEEKLLKAELNFTINHEMVCTPVDFFMRRTGRLFFDKPSVDIYKIMILKEFKKSFNWSDEVTLKHQKELDEKLNSAISFTEFA
- a CDS encoding sensor histidine kinase, which gives rise to MKKIKKTYKYALWTAMYLTLLSIGAVILTYLFILKTLSILTILISAILLFSISFFIIQYRAEHFIYQRIKKLYEDISILDVNDLKRKKVTTDVEALTKSVQEFVQGKSEEIADLTERDSFRRDFLGNVSHELKTPLFTVQGYILTLIEGAADDKEIRDKYLERANKGVDRLTSIVKDLDMIAKLETDGMKMNIETFNILELVQNVFDLFEMKAKKRNITLKFDRVYEFPFFLKGDIERIEQVLINLVVNSIKYGKIGGVTTVSVESYNENKCIVKIVDDGEGIKQEHLSRLFERFYRVDQSRSREQGGSGLGLSIVKHIIEAHNETILLKSTYGEGSEFSFTLEKADLIS